A window of the Sabethes cyaneus chromosome 1, idSabCyanKW18_F2, whole genome shotgun sequence genome harbors these coding sequences:
- the LOC128745385 gene encoding uncharacterized protein LOC128745385, with protein MATWRRPIEISYPKVWHRFQVRNPSTGTVETYCVQDLPPHRLDDAIEHMCRYFLCDEPICASLNLAQDPVGVEEITAIWRSIARQQCIVVCFEEGRDEIVGLNMLTVISKEDSPLDVQFQSAAVKTFVECTVYMTNEAKLFERYQHANRFLSAWGLSVHPRYRGRGIATEILKARIAICRAFGLQLSATVFSHPGSQVPASKVGFRDVFAVKFTDLARKGFRLAVDVEWNKLMVLEIV; from the exons ATGGCAACCTGGAGGCGCCCGATCGAAATTTCCTATCCCAAGGTTTGGCATCGATTCCAAGTCCGAAATCCATCGACCGGAACTGTCGAAACGTACTGCGTACAGGATTTACCTCCGCACCGGTTGGACGATGCCATTGAACACATGTGCCGTTATTTCCTTTGCGATGAGCCGATATGTGCTAGTTTGAACCTGGCACAGGACCCGGTCGGAGTTGAGGAAATCACAGCGATATGGCGTTCGATCGCCAGGCAGCAGTGCATTGTTGTGTGTTTTGAAGAGGGTCGCGATGAAATTGTAGGCTTGAACATGCTGACCGTCATTTCAAAGGAAGATTCTCCATTGGATGTCCAG TTTCAAAGTGCCGCCGTCAAAACATTCGTCGAGTGCACTGTTTACATGACGAATGAAGCCAAACTGTTCGAACGCTATCAGCATGCTAATCGATTTCTGTCCGCCTGGGGCCTCTCGGTTCATCCGCGCTATCGAGGGCGAGGAATAGCAACGGAGATTCTGAAGGCGCGCATCGCTATCTGTCGTGCGTTCGGTTTGCAGCTCAGTGCCACCGTGTTCTCCCATCCCGGATCACAAGTGCCGGCATCCAAGGTCGGTTTTCGGGACGTGTTTGCGGTAAAATTTACGGATTTGGCACGgaagggattccgtctggcGGTTGATGTAGAATGGAACAAGTTAATGGTACTAGAAATTGTGTAA